One Littorina saxatilis isolate snail1 linkage group LG1, US_GU_Lsax_2.0, whole genome shotgun sequence genomic window carries:
- the LOC138945462 gene encoding cAMP-regulated phosphoprotein 19-like: MASQEGSAPSAQPKDGERKELGGGDTIKEPQFKKTLEQKEEEKLKSKYPNLNKGGPANAMLHKRLIQKGKYFDSGDYNMAKAAINNPKKPLPPQEKMLLQESIGEGIPTPEDLPPRKPSIIQSKLASGALS, from the exons ATGGCGTCACAAGAAGGCTCGGCACCTTCTGCTCAGCCTAAGGATGGAGAGCGAAAGGAACTCGGAGGAGGAGATACCATAAAAGAA CCGCAATTCAAGAAGACCCTTGAACAGAAAGAAGAGGAGAAGTTGAAGTCCAAGTACCCCAACCTGAACAAAGGAGGTcctgctaatgctatgcttcaTAAGCGCCTCATTCAAAAAGGG AAATACTTTGACTCTGGAGACTACAACATGGCCAAGGCCGCAATCAACAACCCTAAGAagcccctgcccccacaggagaAGATGCTCCTTCAGGAGTCCATAGGAGAAGGCATTCCCACACCTGAAGACCTGCCGCCCAGAAAACCTTCAATCATTCAGAGCAAACTGGCCTCCGGGGCTCTGTCCTGA
- the LOC138983894 gene encoding GPI ethanolamine phosphate transferase 3-like, which yields MGVGSKVVFLFLFLASAYVVGLLIFTKGFLLARTMIHQNSSCEVEFATRSSDLAHGGHRGCWTHARFKRAIIIIVDALRYDFLFYNVSLQSDPPPYINKLKTIHALLNRHPKNARLYKFLADPPTTTLQRLKGLTTGSLPTFVDAGANFDSSEITEDNWVDQLVNQGKDIKFLGDNTWDSLFPNRFYKSFPFPSFNVKDLHTVDNGILKHLYPELRRRDWDVFIAHFLGVDHCGHRFGPNHPAMADKLDQMDRMIRNVTSQMKDDTVLFVFGDHGMTRTGDHGGDSEDELTAGLFVYSPAQITASSPPPQDKPQVIQQTDLVPTLSLLLGLPIPFSNLGMVIPDLFNHCPWWDTQHNEIRQVFHTIKALHLNALQVSQYITSYAKVSSDFPQDKFRSLQASLQRSEKELEALITSVATGSGSHGLLDRFFNLQDQYQEYLSQVRAMCQGVWAKFDLTAISLGIVMILGGVMVNIILATCWTGDGEQFPGYFPFMIGGMILQVVYYVLHVTVFPPSVPSVMGFVIGLVLVYALAIVLKKRIDEVSKEMTLSQWADCGVAALVMFMCFAAFFSNSFVVYEDAVVHFLAQSLLWYTAIRVMINSTQSSSSHSKDIAGRASKKSKPSFVHLSELLTSPAITTFFIASFCSLMLRFSIYFRACREEQQDCELSSFLQPLSSFGEDASGYKNQRYFFSIGCLFGTLWLIRKWLQHYGNLNGDGINVLCTKFVLPLGGIACALYWAVQALPPKELDALPPWQQTNMAQIVYICVAAHILTTLLQPLHVYILDSSPSNTVNVPLMNRGPEHAVPYVYKQLQQHWNKKNESETPPAAYGLGSVYSSSLVAFAASLFLLLGLLLSDGLAPSLALAVLVLFVFMELTSAFCIGATSNSGVPQGPVPWIPIITHGLLSSTFFYATGHHATIPAIRFEAAFTGFHGDFSTNIIPALLITLNTFAAPIFFAVVSPLLLFWPQLRGPLNQWMTSAGARGRESAEWKGDFSLYDNGVLLRKNLFCSCCRMLLFHAVKVLGAACAAALHRRHLMVWKIFAPRFVFEAANLIIVSAVLLVMMLLVLRVDHAVSKLTKTLQKTS from the exons ATGGGTGTGGGTTCTAAAGTggtatttctttttctttttctggctTCTGCTTACGTCGTGGGTTTGCTGATCTTCACCAAGGGATTCCTGTTGGCTCGAACAATGATCCACCAAAACAGTTCTTGTGAAGTCGAGTTCGCAACTCGATCAAGCGACCTTGCTCATGGAGGACACAGAGGTTGCTGGACTCACGCCCGTTTCAAACGGGCCATCATTATTATCGTGGATGCTCTCAGATACGACTTTCTCTTTTACAATGTTTCTCTACAGTCCGATCCTCCGCCCTACATAAACAAACTGAAAACTATTCATGCACTTCTCAACCGTCACCCGAAAAACGCACGCCTGTATAAATTCTTGGCAGACCCCCCAACGACTACACTGCAGCGTCTCAAAGGTCTGACAACAGGGAGCTTACCTACCTTCGTGGATGCTGGCGCAAACTTTGACTCGTCAGAAATCACTGAAGACAACTGGGTTGATCAGCTTGTAAATCAAGGAAAAGACATCAAATTTTTGGGAGACAATACATGGGACAGCCTTTTCCCAAACAGATTTTACAAGTCTTTCCCTTTTCCGTCATTTAATGTGAAAGATCTGCACACTGTGGATAATGGAATTCTGAAACACCTTTATCCAGAATTGCGAAGAAGAGATTGGGACGTTTTCATTGCCCACTTTCTGGGAGTAGACCACTGTGGGCACAGGTTTGGACCAAACCATCCAGCCATGGCAGACAAACTGGATCAGATGGACCGCATGATAAG AAATGTCACCTCACAAATGAAAGATGACACAGTGCTGTTTGTGTTTGGTGACCATGGCATGACACGCACTGGTGACCATGGCGGCGACAGCGAGGATGAGTTGACAGCTGGTCTCTTTGTCTACAGCCCAGCACAAATCACAGCCTCCTCTCCGCCACCACAG GATAAGCCGCAAGTCATACAACAGACAGACCTGGTGCCAACACTATCACTGCTCCTTGGTCTCCCTATCCCTTTTTCCAACCTGGGCATGGTCATTCCTGACCTCTTCAACCACTGTCCATGGTGGGACACACAGCACAATGAAATTCGCCAA GTATTTCACACTATCAAAGCTCTTCACCTGAATGCCCTCCAGGTGTCCCAGTACATCACATCCTATGCCAAGGTATCCTCCGACTTCCCTCAGGACAAGTTCCGCTCTCTTCAGGCCTCACTGCAGCGCTCAGAGAAAGAGCTGGAGGCCCTGATAACCAGCGTCGCTACAGGATCAGGGTCGCATGGATTGTTGGATCGATTCTTCAACTTGCAGGATCAGTACCAGGAGTACCTTTCACAGGTCCGCGCAATGTGTCAAGGAGTCTGGGCCAAATTTGACCTGACCGCTATCTCGCTTGGCATTGTGATGATTCTTGGAGGGGTGATGGTCAACATCATACTAGCAACGTGCTGGACTGGTGATGGAGAGCAATTCCCTGGTTACTTCCCGTTCATGATTGGAGGCATGATCTTGCAGGTGGTGTACTATGTCTTGCATGTGACAGTGTTCCCACCTTCAGTTCCTTCTGTCATGGGATTTGTCATAGGGCTGGTTCTGGTGTATGCTCTAGCTATTGTGCTGAAGAAAAGAATTGACGAGGTATCAAAAGAGATGACACTGAGTCAGTGGGCTGACTGTGGAGTTGCGGCGTTAGTTATGTTCATGTGCTTTGCTGCTTTTTTCTCCAACAGTTTTGTTGTGTATGAGGACGCTGTAGTGCATTTTCTAGCTCAGTCGCTATTGTGGTATACTGCCATTAGAGTAATGATAAACAGCACACAGTCATCATCTTCACATAGCAAAGACATTGCTGGACGAGCTTCCAAAAAATCCAAACCATCCTTTGTTCACCTTTCGGAGCTGCTCACTTCTCCAGCCATTACCACATTTTTCATTGCAAGCTTCTGTTCACTGATGCTGCGATTCTCCATATACTTCCGAGCATGCCGAGAAGAACAGCAGGACTGTGAGTTGTCATCATTTCTACAACCCCTCTCCTCTTTTGGGGAAGATGCATCAGGCTATAAAAATCAGCGCTATTTCTTCAGCATTGGGTGTCTGTTCGGGACATTGTGGTTAATACGTAAGTGGCTTCAGCACTACGGAAATCTGAATGGAGATGGAATCAACGTTCTGTGCACAAAGTTTGTCCTACCTCTGGGCGGCATTGCGTGTGCCTTGTACTGGGCAGTCCAGGCATTACCTCCAAAAGAACTTGATGCTTTACCACCATGGCAGCAGACCAACATGGCACAGATTGTCTACATCTGTGTAGCTGCTCACATCCTCACAACTCTGCTTCAACCGTTGCATGTTTACATTTTGGACTCCTCCCCATCAAACACTGTCAACGTTCCGCTGATGAATCGTGGCCCTGAACATGCTGTCCCCTATGTCTACAAGCAGCTACAGCAGCACTGGAACAAGAAAAATGAATCTGAGACACCACCAGCAGCCTATGGTCTGGGTTCTGTCTACAGCAGTAGTCTTGTGGCTTTTGCTGCTTCCCTCTTCTTGCTGCTGGGTCTCTTGCTAAGCGACGGTTTGGCGCCAAGTCTGGCGCTGGCAGTCCTGGTACTCTTTGTCTTCATGGAACTGACATCAGCCTTCTGCATTGGTGCTACATCAAACTCAG gtGTGCCTCAGGGGCCGGTGCCATGGATACCCATCATCACACATGGCCTGCTCTCCTCCACTTTCTTCTACGCCACGGGCCACCACGCCACCATCCCAGCCATCCGCTTTGAGGCTGCCTTCACTGGCTTCCATGGCGACTTTTCCACCAACATCATCCCTGCTCTTCTTATCACTCTCAACACTTTTGCTGCACCCATTTTCTTCGCAGTTGTCTCCCCTCTCTTGCTGTTCTGGCCACAGCTCCGGGGTCCCCTCAACCAGTGGATGACGTCTGCTGGCGCACGGGGGAGGGAGAGTGCAGAATGGAAGGGCGACTTTAGTCTCTATGACAACGGCGTGCTACTGAGGAAGAACCTGTTCTGCAGTTGCTGCAGGATGTTGCTGTTTCACGCTGTCAAG GTCCTGGGTGCAGCATGTGCAGCAGCCCTACACCGACGTCACCTGATGGTGTGGAAAATCTTTGCTCCACGCTTCGTGTTTGAAGCTGCCAATCTCATCATCGTTTCTGCAGTGTTGCTCGTGATGATGCTGCTGGTGCTCAGAGTGGATCACGCTGTGTCCAAGCTGACCAAAACTCTGCAGAAAACGTCGTAG
- the LOC138945452 gene encoding neugrin-like, with protein MLGQNLLRCVILRTLPSLHRTFTLSTSGSARGRGRERVLKGPPRDNVFAEDELDNLDAMEGFINQSGTQQRGHVLEEETRERIARMVKEQQRKLKHKIMERKYFKQPQEVNLLTWKAKEQICYLHREFPDEWTPEQLAESFPVSLHGVHHILNSSFTPRTKEDVQKHDRRVAAHWKQLKHTLAAEQQSSNFQHVVDTGKLPLMINAGGSSALPMQGRAGKKALRRQKRIGVFESIVAGSVAVKAQEERELREKEQLNLDSEKLLKEIADTKIPKEKETMFVTGYRENYSGIQR; from the exons ATGTTGGGACAAAACCTACTGCGTTGCGTGATTTTAAGGACTTTGCCGTCCTTGCATCGTACCTTTACCTTGTCGACCAGCGGCAGTGCTCGCGGGAGAGGGCGAGAACGTGTTCTTAAAGGCCCCCCTAGAGACAATGTGTTTGCAGAAGACGAACTGGACAATTTAGACGCAATGGAAGGTTTCATCAACCAGAGTGGCACACAGCAGCGTGGTCATGTCCTGGAAGAGGAGACGAGAGAAAGGATAGCAAG gatGGTGAAGGAGCAGCAGAGGAAGCTGAAACATAAAATCATGGAGAGAAAGTATTTCAAGCAGCCACAAGAAGTGAACCTGCTGACATGGAAGGCCAAGGAACAGATTTGTTACCTTCACAGGGAATTTCCCGATGAGTGGACACCAGAGCAGCTGGCAGAAAGCTTTCCTGTTAGTCTCCATGGAGTGCATCACATTCTCAACAGCTCCTTCACACCAAG AACAAAAGAGGACGTACAGAAACACGACAGGCGAGTGGCAGCTCACTGGAAGCAGCTGAAACATACACTTGCTGCTGAACAACAATCCAGCAATTTCCAGCACGTTGTCGACACCGGTAAACTTCCACTCATGATTAATGCTGGAGGCTCTTCTGCACTTCCAATGCAAGGCCGTGCTGGGAAAAAAGCGCTACGCCGGCAGAAAAGGATAGGTGTTTTTGAGTCCATTGTGGCCGGGTCTGTGGCAGTGAAAGCTCAGGAGGAGAGAGAACTGAGGGAGAAAGAACAGCTGAACCTGGATAGTGAAAAGCTACTAAAAGAAATTGCGGACACTAAAATTCCAAAGGAGAAGGAGACCATGTTTGTCACTGGTTACCGTGAGAACTATTCAGGCATACAAAGATGA